In Lolium rigidum isolate FL_2022 chromosome 3, APGP_CSIRO_Lrig_0.1, whole genome shotgun sequence, the genomic window AGGGTAATTTGGATATCCAACGCTTTAACTatgtcattgttatttggctagcTAAAGGTCTTACTTAATGTAATCTTCAATTTTTTTACTAAAGTTCTAAACAATAGAGCTATTTGTATGGCTGATAAACTCATCTCTACTATCCAATCTTATGAAAGGTCGTTTTATTCTGGATAGTGTAACCATTTTACATGAAACTTTACATTATATGCATAGGAAAAAGAAATCTAGAGTGTTTTAAGGTAGATTTCGAGAAATCTTATGATAAAATAAATTGGGACTTTATGTTCTCGATTCTACATATGAAAGGTTTCCAGATACAGTTTGTAAACTTGACCAAAGCAGTAATTAACAATGTCAAGGTTTGTATCATGGTTAATGATATTTTAGGACTTTACTTTCAAACTAGAAAGGGTCCAAGGCAAGGGGACCCTTTCTCTCCTCTCTTGTTTAATACTGTCGTTGAAGTCTTGACTGTGTTAATGAAAAGATCTCAATAAAGTTATTTAATTACTGGGCAAGCAACTGAGTTGATGGATGATGGAGTAGCTATTGTACAGTATGTGGACGACACGATTTTCATGTTTGGGGATAATTTAGAGAGTGCTAGgaattttaaaattattttgtGTATCTTTGAGCAGCTTACTAGtctaaaaattatttttttcatAAAAGTGATGTCTCGTTTTTTTGATAATGCAATAGATACACAAAATATGTATTGACATATCTTTACTTGTAAGAAAGGAGATTTCTCATTTAGATATTTTGGGGTCCCGAAGATAAAATATAGAAGAAAAGTTCTAGCTGGAAAGGTAATCTTACTTCGATAGGGACTAGGCTTATTTGTTCCGGTTACATGATCTCATTTTTTTCTTATGAGAAAAGTGGTCTTGAAAAGATGTGACTTATTTAAGGCCCATATGCCTTGGCAAGAAAAGAAAAATGTGCACATTTAACATTTAGTGAAATGGGTTGATGTTTACCGACCaaagttggggggggggggggcttggggTGACAAATTTACACCTCAAGAATGTTAGCCTTCTTTGTAAATGGATTTGTAGGTTACACAATGAAGAGAGTCCGTGGCAAGATTTTGTTAGAGCAAAATACCTAAAAAGGATACTTTTACTCAAAGTAGACCAAGTCCTGCACACTATCATTTTTGGTCAGGTTTAGTGTGTATTAAGGATACTTTCTATAGTTATTGCAAAAGAGTTATTGGCGATGGCAGGAAAACTCGTTTCTGGGAGGACAGTTGGATCGGTCACAAGCCTCCCTGTCAAAGTTTCCCCCGCTTATATAATCTTTGTTATAGCCATAATGTCACAGTGAATACTGTGTTAACTAGAGGTCTTTCTTTCTTAAAATTTAGGAGGTTTCTAAGGGAAGAAACCAAAGACATGTGGAACAATTTAGTGGCGATTTGCAGTCAAGTTAGTTTGACTGATGAACCAGACAGAGTTTCTTGGTTGTTAACTAAATCGGGTGTTTTCTTCGTAGAATCTATGTATTCCTTCCTAATAGCTAAAAACACGAACTTTCCTCATAAAGCTTTGTGGACCCACAAAATGCCTTTGAGGATCAAAGTTTTTTGCTGGCTGGTGATCAGAAATGGGATTCTGACCAAAGAAAATTTACTAAAAAAGAGGGTGGAAGAAATTAGAACTATGCGAGTTTTGCGATGGACGTGAGACTCAAGaacatttgttctttttgtgccATCTGTAAATTATATTTGGAATGTGGTTAGTGTGGCGTTGGGTATCAATTCCATGCCTTCTGGTTTCGGGGATCTTTACCGTGATTGGTTCAATGTTTATTCTGGTAGAGATGTTATGATAGGATCTGGGCTATTTGGAAAACGAGAACTAAATCTTGCTTTCAAAGAATACGGTCTGGGGATCCTAATAATGTTATTCTTTTTGCTTATAATCTTGTTAACAAATGGGCAAAACTGCAGAAAAATGGACTATGTAAGTGTCTACTACAGGGAGCTACGAGAATGGCACAAATAGCACGAGAGATTGTCGGATAGCTGCGTGATGTCCtaggtcctctcccgatgaaaagTTAAAAATTGCATCTCCTGGAAGTCTACTGTAGTAGATTGTAACCTGTGTATGTATTGTCATCCTGTGTCTTTATAGTGATTTGTATGAGCCTTAAGATTGTCTAGTTACCTGGTTCTGTTTTTCAGAATTTTAGTAAGGTTTCAAAGTCAGTTTATGGAAGTAGCAGAGGTTGTTCTGCTTCTTTGCAAAGGATCGTTCGTTTTTATTTTTGTATAATAACTGACACCCTTGTTTCTTCAGTGAAACTGGGAGCCCGTTGGGGCTTCTGTTCTCTAAAAAAAATCCCAAATAACAGCCCGTGCTACTCCAAGACGGATCGACGTCTAATAGCACACCACTGTGAGAAGAAAGGCCAAAAGTGTGATTTACATCCGGCAAATGGAAATCAGTTCCAGTCCGAACTCTGCAAGGGTCAAAGGATCGATACACCGGGGGAGGCTGCTGCTAATTACATTCGCCTTCCTGAACCTTTACCCTGGTCTGTGATCATTCAGGCGCTTGCAACAGTCAGCAAATGCTTACTTACTTACTTACTCGCGGACCTTCGTCCCTCCACTCAGAGTCATCTCTGTTACACAGAGGATCAGGGACGGATGGACGgctaaacaaaacaaaatcagGAAGATTCGAGAAATAACAAGGGAGAAATGCTTCTATACATCGTTCATTTCAGGCGGTTGATCTGCTTCGTGTAAGTGTGGCATTTGGCGATGCATCTTGGGCTGCGGAGCAGAAGCAACACCAAGCAAGTGGAGTAAGTGTGGCATTGGCATGGTTACTGATGCATCTTCGCCTGGGGAGCCGGGTAGCCAACAGGCATGACGTAGGGCGAGTGCCCCGGCGGGAACATCACCGGCGTtcccacggcggcggcggggaccatGTGGTGACCAGCGACGGGGTGGCCCATGGGCGCCCCGCCGTACATGCCCATCCCGGCTGCGGGGTGCTTCGTGGCCTGGCCTTGCTGCGGGACGCCCTCGCCGGCGTTGATGCTGGTGATGTCGTGGATGCTGGAGCGGCGCCTGTCCCGGTTCATggagttgaggcggatgaagtacTTCTGCGCGTGGCTCGCCACCTGCGTGGGCGTCCGGGAGATGACGAAGTTGCGCGAGATGCTCCGCCAGTCACCCTTGCCAAACTTGTCCAGCCCCAGCAAAAACAATCTGCACACATATACGCCATGATTGTCCCCTTAAAAAACCCACCATCAATGCGAACGATCGACCACATGATTGTTCTGTCTCAGTTATGAATTATGATTGCATCCTGTGTCAATTGCATGCTTAAACAAAAACTTCCCAATTACACCAAGAAGAATCTAAAACTTGACATGGCAGATGCAATCCTTGATATGGTCGTGGAAATTCGAGACATGCATGTGTACCTGTGCTCTTCCTCTGTCCATGGGATGCCCTTGCGCCTCTCCTGCTCCGCCTTGGAGCAGTTCTTCCCCGACTCGTAGTTCTTCCGATCCTCACGCCGGTGCGCGCTACCGTCATCCTTGGGAGCGGCGCCGGCACCGTCGGACTCCTCCCCGGCGTAGCGCGGGAGCGGGACGCGTCCTGCGTCGATGGCGCCGACGTCCTCTACCAGCGCCTCGTAGTGTAGCCGCACCTCCTCCGTCGACCGCGCCGGCACGCTCGCCGCGAGCGCAACGAACCAGTCGTCCTCCGGCAGGCCTTCCAGCGGCGGTGGTGCGGCAGCTGCTAGCGCGTTCTCGAACGCCTTGTCCTCTTCCCTGGTCCACGTTGCTTGCGTGGTCATCGGGGAggtcggccggcggccggcggccggtgaGATGGCTGTGGTGGTGGTGTTACGGCGCAGGTTAGCCACGGCCGGAGTACGATAAGTAGTAATTAACAACCCAATGGCGGGACAGAGCCTTATCTCCACGAGCGATGGTTGGTCGTTTGTGGCTTGGCTTGGGTTGCTAGTCCTCCATCATGCCAAGCCAAGAGGCTTGTTTCTCAAAACATGCATATCTTTATTTTTTTGTTAGGAAAAAAATACCAGTTTGGTTGTAGCATCATATTGCACCGTCACACAGTTGTAGAATTGGCCAGAGTTAACTTATCCACTAAATTCTCTTAATTTTTACAACAATCCAGTAAACTTTCTTAAAAGAGGCCAACTCATAATTAAATTCACAGTGAAACAAACAAGCCAGTGAAACAACTAACGGTAACTTTGCTTTTGAATCAGAGCCAGAAGTCCACAACACAAAACTGGCTCCTAACGATAAGTACATCCAGAAAAGGGATAACTGAAGCACTACAAATCAACATCAGAAAAGTTACCTTGAAAAGGATATCCATGCAAGGCTCCGAATTAATGTTATATCACTCGacaatgaaagaaaaaaaaagaacttgCTTTAGGGATCAATCATTATTGTCTGAGCACGAAGCAAACTATTTCTGTAAATGAAGCTCCTCCGACAATTACACTACATGCGGGGCTTACAAATAATTGTATTCCATAACATAACTCTCTAATTTACAATATTGACATTGAGAGATATTCGACGATTATGCTTCAATATTAATGGTGCGAAGCAACTATGTCTTCTAATAACAATGCAAACATTGTTTTAATATTGCCGCAGTGTCGCATGGTGGGTGCACGGGCAAACATTGGTTATTCTCCATTTCACATTTCCCTAACATGTAATCTCCAACTACAAGCTCCACATATGATTGGCTCCACAACCACTCTCTCTTTTGGACCCTTGGTTGGATCGGTGCTAGACGCCGACACCCATTGGTGCGAGACACAACCAACATAATATACTAGCTTTTGTATTATCCGACTAACATAGAAATAACTACTCATTTGGCAGATCCTTGTTGAataaaatttaataaaagttgTATGCATCGGTTTGATGCAAAGGTTGGGGCTTCACCTCCATTTAAAAAAACTACTCATTTCCTGTTCTCCTCATTTGATTTATCCTGACATGCTTCATATAGCTTTCATAATATTATGTTGCCTCACTGCACATTAATTAAAGTTCACTCCTAGATAGGACCGGTATGAGGCAGGTTTAAAACAAACGATTCTCACATATTTATAATATTTTTTACTTCTTTATAATTCACTATCATGGCATATAATGTTGGCCTGTACATTTTTATGTTTCAAAATCTGCAGGAGTTAAGTACCATGCACAAACCTCTAAATATTAGGATATTTTACTTTATTATAAAATTCTAGCTATACTACGTTGCAAATACTCTCGCATTAGATCTTGAATTACATTTTGCGTGGAAGTGATGGTGTTTGTTTCATTTTCGAGGAATTGTTCCTTATAAACTTTGGTTAATCCAACATAATAACAAATCAATTGGGTGCATATTTGGTTCACTCCGATTAGTTAAGTGTATACTTTTGTATGTGTTCATTTTTTTATTCTTTGATATCCTAGGAGAGAGCTTTGCGGTTTTGCAAATACCTTGATAGAGGTTTCAGGGGTACATGACTGTAAATTTTAAATATGAAATAAGTGGAAAAGTGTATAGTATAATATGATATGTATAATTTGTGAACAAGATAAGTTAATTTATATTTGCTGATGAAATGTTCAATACTAGACTCGTTTGGAGTATAATGCATTTTCCATCCAACTTAGATAACGTACCTAATATTTTTCATTCTCTCTTTCAAGTTGGCCATCGTGGTTTAGGGAAACAATAGAAATATCTCGTGACAgtttaaaatattgttgtttttggGCACAATAAAAATGTTGTATTTTAAATGAAGGTTTGTTTGGGAACAAAGGCGCATTTGGCCCCTTTGTGATTTAGCCACATGAAAACTATTTGGACTACCGTTCATCCTCTTATTACCGCCTTTGTGAAAGCTTATAGAATGATTAGCACAATTTCACTATGTGGGAGGGTCTCCGCTAGGCCTTCTTGTTCAAGAGTATGTGCCGACATTGTCTAGAGGTTCTCATTGAGGTAGCCGCGACGTCTACTTTTGTCTTAAGAATAGTCGTGTAGATAGGAGAGTTTTGAAGGGAGTATGCCATAGGGGCAATAATTTTGTTATTATATATATTTCCAAGTTCTTAACTAATTTTTATTTCTTTATGTTATAGATGTTGTGTTTCTCGAATATGAGATTTGAAGAAAAACTCACAAGCACGTGTAGAGATATAAATAACAAGTTTTTCCTAATCCCACCTCTAAAACTAGCTCATATGTTGCATGATGATCGTGTTTTCCTGCTCATGGGTATTGTTATTGTAACAAGAATACCAACAACTCTGAGAGTACATTTTTGCAAGAACAAATGGTACTGAATTGATCTAAAGTCTTTGTTACACTACAAGATAGTATCGTCGGCGTCGAGATACACTCTAGGCCCACTCGGTATTATGGTATCATCATATCGTGAGCGTGGAAGTCCATGATATGGATCACGTGGATACTAGAATACATATAAGGGTAACGGGAACGATGCTGAAACAAGTATGGA contains:
- the LOC124701299 gene encoding transcription factor MYBS1, with product MTTQATWTREEDKAFENALAAAAPPPLEGLPEDDWFVALAASVPARSTEEVRLHYEALVEDVGAIDAGRVPLPRYAGEESDGAGAAPKDDGSAHRREDRKNYESGKNCSKAEQERRKGIPWTEEEHRLFLLGLDKFGKGDWRSISRNFVISRTPTQVASHAQKYFIRLNSMNRDRRRSSIHDITSINAGEGVPQQGQATKHPAAGMGMYGGAPMGHPVAGHHMVPAAAVGTPVMFPPGHSPYVMPVGYPAPQAKMHQ